A window of Pseudomonas denitrificans (nom. rej.) genomic DNA:
CCTGCTGGCCACCGGAGCGGTCGATGCGTTTGACGCCATTGGGGCCGATGAAGCCCACCGCATGGGGGTTCTTGCGCACCACGCCGTTGGGGCCCATCCAGCGGCTCTCGCCGCTCTGGGCCGATTGCATGGCCGCGTGCAGCGGATGCAGGCGGTTGCGGGCGATCCACTCGGCGCGCGGGTCGCGGCGGATGATGTCGCTCATGCTCGATGCTCCAGGCAGGTGTAGGGCGAATAACGCGCAGCGTTATCCGCCGATGACGTCGAGACGGCGGATAAAGCCGTTGGCTTTATGCGCCCTACGAAGGCGTCCGGCGCGTTCATCAGTGCACCTCCGCCGTTTCTTCACGGCGCGCCAGCGAGGGCTTTTTTGCCGGCACCTCGGTGGCCTCGATGAGGACCTCGGCAACCAGCTCGGCGATGTCCTTGATCTCCGGGCGTGGCGCGACCACGCCCTCGAGCATCGCGGTGCATTGCGGGCAGCCCACGGCCACCAGCTCAGCGCCGGTTTCCTTGATGTCGGCCATGCGCATGTCGGGAATCCGCTGCTTGCCGGGGATGTCGGTGATCGGCGCGCCGCCACCACCGCCGCAGCAGCGCGAGCGGAAGCCGGAGCGTTGCATTTCCTTGACCTCGATGCCGATGGCCTTGAGCACAGCGCGTGGCGCTTCGTACTCGCCGTTGTAGCGGCCGAGGTAGCAGGGGTCGTGGTAGGTCACGCTGGCGGCCTTGCTCTGGCCGAGGTTCAGCGCGCCCTTCTGTACCAGCTCGTCGATGAAGGTGGTGTGGTGCAACACCTGGTAGTTGCCGCCCAGTGCGCCGTATTCGTTCTTCAGCACATGGAAGCTGTGCGGATCGCAGCTGACGATACGCTTGAAGCGGTACTTGGCCAGGGTGGCGATGTTGCGCCTGGCCAGGGTCTGGAAGGTGGCTTCGTCACCCAGGCGGCGGGCCACGTCGCCGCTGTCGCGCTCTTCCAGGCCGAGTACGGCGAAGTCGACATTGGCGGCCTTGAGGATCTTCACGAAGGACCGCAGGGTGCGCTGGTTGCGCATGTCGAAGGCACCGTCGCCGACCCAGAACAGCACGTCGGCCTGCTGCTTGTCGGCCAGCAGCGGCAGGTTCAGGTCCGCCGCCCAGTTCAGCCGGCCACCGGGGGCGAAGCCGCCGGGGTTGTCGGTGGCGATGAGGTTTTCCAGCACCTCGGCGCCCTTGTTCGGGGTCGCACCCTTTTCCAGGGTGAGGTGGCGGCGCATGTCGACGATGGCGTCGACGTGCTCGATCATCATCGGGCATTCCTCGACGCAGGCGCGGCAGGTGGTGCAGGACCACAGGGTCTCGGCATCCACCAGCGCCTTGCCGTCCAGCGCGACGATGGGCTGGTGGGGTCCGCCGCTGTGTTCGCCCAGCGGTTTTCCCGGATACGGGGAGCCGGCGAAGTTCGCGTCGCTGCCGCCAGCCAGGCCGATGACCATGTCCTGGATGAGCTTCTTCGGGTTCAGCGGCTGGCCGGCAGCGAACGCCGGGCACATGGCTTCGCACTTGCCGCACTGCACGCAGGCGTCGAAGCCGAGCAGCTGGTTCCAGGTGAAATCGGTGGGCTTCTCGACGCCCAGCGGCGCCATGGGGTCTTCCAGGTCCAGCGGTTTCAGGCCGGTGGAACGACCACCACCGAAGCGCTCGGAGCGGCGGTGCCAGGCCAGGTGCAGGGCGCCGGCGAAGGCGTGCTTCATCGGCCCGCCCCAGGTCATGCCGAAGAACAGCTCGGACACGCCCCAGGCCACTCCAATGGCGAGGATGGCCGCCAGGAACCAACCACCGAAGCCTTCCGGGAGGATGCCGGCCACCGGCAGGGTGGCGATGAAGAAGCTCGCCGAGAACATCAGCAGGCTTTTCGGCAGGCGCATCCACGGGCCTTTCGACAGCCGCGACGGCGGGTCGAGGCGGCGCCTGGCGACGAACAGCGCGCCGCAGAACATCAGCGCTGTGGCGGCCAGCAGGGCGAAGCCGAGGATGCGGCTGTGCAGGCCGAAACCGTGCACGAGAATAGCCAGCAGCGCGGCGGCGACGAAGCCGCCAGCGGTGGCCACGTGGGTCTTGGACATGTACTTGTCGCGCTCGACCACGTGGTGCAGGTCCACCAGGTAGCGGCGCGGCATCTTCAGCAGGCCGCCGATCCAGTCGACCTGGGCGGGCCGGCCGCGGCGCCACATCGTAAAGCGCTTCACGGCGCCCAGCACGGCGAGGCCGAGGGCGCTGAAGAGCAGGATGGGGAGGATAATGTTGAGCATTGTCATGGGTCTCCTCGCAGGGACCGAAATGGGGACTCCGGACCAGTCCCCTCTCCCTTCAGGGAGAGGGTTAGGGAGAGGGTGTTCGAGCCGGCACTGCGCATGGCCTGAAACACCCTCTCCCCCGCCCTCTCCCGCAAGCGGGAGAGGGGGCTATCCGAGCCAGCCGGAGATCCTTACCGGGCCTGTATCAGAAGTCCTTGCACAGACGCAGCGCGTCATAGATCGCCGCATGCGTATTGCGCTGGGCCACGCAGTCGCCGATGCGGAACAGCAGGTAGCCATCGCCCGGCTCGCTGAGGCACGGCTGCGGCTTGATCGCGAACAGCGCCTCGACGTCGATCTGGCCCTTGTTGCGCGAACCCTGCTTGAGCGCGTAGTACAGGGTCTCGTCCGGGCGCACGCCGTTCTCCACGACGATCTGGTCGACCACCCGCTCTTCTTTCGCGCCGGTGTATTCGTTCTCCAGCACCGCCACCAGCTTGTCGCCCTCGCGGTAGACCTTCTCCAGCATCAGGTCGCCGGTCATGATCACTTCCTTGGGGTACATGCTGCGGTAGTAGGTCGGGAAGGTGGTGCCGCCGATGGCCACGCCCGGCTTGATGTCGTCGGTGACGATCTCGACCTGGGCGCCCTTGTCGGCGAGGAAGTCCGCCACCGACATGCCGCTGAATTCGCAGATGGTGTCGTAGACCAGCACGTTCTTGCCCGGCGCCACCTTGCCGTCGAGCACGTCCCAGCTGCTGACCACCAGCCCGTCGGCGGCGCCCCAGTGTTCGTTCTGCTCGAGGAACGGGTGGCCGCCGTTGGCCAGCACCACCACATCGGGACGCAGGTCCAGGATGGTGTCGGCGTCCGCGCCGGTGCCCAGGCGCAGGTCGACATTCAGCCGCGCCAGTTCCAGCTGGTACCAGCGGGTAATGCCAGCGATCTGGTCACGCTGCGGGGCTTTCGAGGCCGTGGTGATCTGCCCGCCCAGTTGGTCCTTCTTCTCGAACAGGGTGACGTCGTGACCACGCTCGGCGGCGACGCGCGCCGCTTCCATGCCGGCCGGGCCGCCACCGACGACCACTACCTTGCGCTTCACGCCGGTGGTCTTCTCGATGATGTGCGGCACGCCCATGTATTCGCGGGAGGTGGCGGCGTTCTGGATGCACAGCACGTCCAGGCCCTGGTACTGGCGGTCGATGCAGTAGTTGGCGCCGACGCACTGCTTGATCTGGTCGATCTGGCCCATCTTGATCTTGGCGATCAGGTGCGGGTCGGCGATGTGCGCGCGGGTCATGCCGACCATGTCCACGTAGCCGCCCTCAAGGATGCGCGTGGCCTGGTTGGGGTCCTTGATGTTCTGCGCGTGCAGCACCGGCACATTGACCACTTCCTTGATGCCGGCAGCCAGGTGCAGGAAGGGCTCTGGCGGGTAGGTCATGTTCGGGATGACGTTGGCCAGGGTGTTGTGGGTGTCGCAGCCCGAGCCGACCACGCCGATGAAGTCGATCATGCCGGTGTCGCTGTAGTACTTGGCGATCTGCTTCATGTCGTCGTGGGTGAGGCCGTCCGGGTGGAACTCGTCACCGCAGATGCGCATGCCGACGCAGAAGTCGTCACCGACTTCCCGGCGTACGGCCTTGAGCACTTCCAGGCCGAACTTCATGCGGCCCTCGAAGGTGCCGCCCCACTCGTCGGTCCGCTTGTTGACGCGCGGGCTCCAGAACTGGTCGATCATGTGCTGGTGCACGGCGGACAGCTCGACGCCGTCCAGGCCGCCTTCCTTCGCCCGGCGTGCCGCCTGGGCGTAGTTGCCGATCACGCGCCAGATCTCTTCCGGCTCGATGGTCTTGCAGGTGGCGCGGTGCACCGGTTCGCGGATGCCCGAGGGCGACATCAGGGTCGGCCAGTTGAAGCCGTCCCAGCGCGAGCGGCGGCCCATGTGGGTAATCTGGATCATGATCTTGGCCCCATGCTTGTGCATGGCGTCGGCCAGGTTCTGGAAGTGCGGGATGATGCGGTCGGTGGAGAGGTTCACCGAGCTCCACCATTCCTGCGGGCTGTCGATGGCGACCACGGAGGAACCGCCGCAGATGGCCAGGCCGATGCCGCCCTTGGCCTTCTCCTCGTAGTACTTCACGTAGCGCTCGGTGGTCATGCCGCCGTCGGTGGCGTAGACCTCGGCGTGGGCGGTGGAGAGCACGCGGTTGCGGATGGTCAGCTTGCCGATCTGGATCGGCTGGAACATTGCCTCGAAAGCCATTGCGGCATCCTCACGGGATCAGAGGTTTCTTGTTGTGGTGGCGGCCCGCGGGCCGCCCGTGCCGAAGTCGTGGATCAGAGGGGTTTGACGACGAACAGGCCGTCGTCGTGGCCTTCCTCGGCGCCGCTGTAGACCTGCTCGGCCACGGTGCGCAACGCGCTGCCGCGCACCTGGAGAATCTGGTCCATGGCGCCGGCGAACCAGCCGGTGAACATGTAGTCGACCTTGCGGTTGACCTTGCCGTAGACGTACACGAAGGCCGAATGCTTCAGGCGTACCTGGGCAGTGCCCTTGTCGAGGTCGATCTGCTCGATCTGGAACAGGCCCCAGCCGCGCTGGGACAGGCGCTTCATGTAGTGCTCGAAGACTTCCACGCCGACCAGACCGTGGCACTCGGCTTCCTTCTCGCACCAGTGCCAGGCGGACTTGTAGCCGGCCTTGTAGAGGATTTCGGCATAGCGCTCGGCGCCCAGCTCTTCCTCGATGCCCATGTGGTTGTTGACGAAGAAGTGCCGCGGTACGTAGAGCATCGGCAGGGCGTCGGAGGTCCAGACGCCGGTTTCGCTGTCGACTTCGATGGGCAGTTCGGGGGCGTGTTTGGCCATGAGGTTTCGCTCCAATTCTTTTGGCTCCCTCTCCCTTGGGGAGAGGGTTGGGGTGAGGGGTTCTACGGGTGAGCGCGGCAGCCCTCACCCCGGCCCTAGCTGCGCGCCCCGCTCCTGAGGGAGAGGGGGAAAAGCGGATTACTCGCCCCAGACTTCGCCGAGGATGCGCACCCAGTTCTCGCCCATGACCTTGCGCACCACGCGCTCGGGCATGCCGCGCTTTAGCAGGGTCTCGGTGAGGTTGGGGAATTCGCCCACGGTGCGGATGCCCAGCGGGTTGACGATCTTCCCGAAGTTGGTGAGGCGGCGGGCGTACCCCTTGTCGTGGGTCAGCCACTCGAAGAAGTCCTGGCCATGGCCCTGGGTGAAGTCGGTGCCGATGCCGATGGCGTCCTCACCGACGATGTTCATCACGTACTCGATGGCTTCGGCGTAGTCGTCGATGGTCGAGTCGATGCCCTTGGCGAGGAAGGGCGCGAACATGGTCACGCCGACGAAGCCGCCGTGGTCGGCGATGAACTTCAGCTCGGCGTCGGACTTGTTGCGCGGGTGCTCTTTGAGGCCCGACGGCAGGCAGTGGGAGTAGGTGACGGGCTTCTTCGACTCGAGGATGACTTCCTCGGAGGTCTTGGAGCCGACGTGGGACAGGTCGCACATGATGCCGACGCGATTCATCTCCGCGACGATCTCGCGGCCGAAGCCGGAGAGGCCGCCGTCGCGCTCGTAGCAGCCGGTGCCGACCAGGTTCTGGGTGTTGTAGCACATCTGCACGATGCCCACGCCCAGCTGCTTGAACACCTCGACGTAGCCCAGCTGGTCCTCGAACGCGTGGGCGTTCTGGAAGCCGAAGAGGATGCCGGTCTTGCCCTGCTCCTTGGCCTTGCGGATGTCGGCGGTGGTGCGCACCTGCAGCACCAGGTCGCTGTTGTCGCGGATCAGCTTGCTGCTGGAGACGATGTTGTTCACCGTCGCCTGGAATCCTTCCCACACCGACACGGTGCAGTTGGCGGCGGTCAGGCCGCCCTTGCGCATGTCCTCGAACAGCTCGCGGTTCCATTTGGCGATGATCAGGCCATCGATGACGATGCTGTCGGCGTGAAGTTCGGCTGGGCTCATCTTGGCGTCTCTCTTATCAGGGCCGGCTGGTCAGGCAAGGCTTGTCAGGCTTGGCGCGGCGGGTTTTCCCCCGACGCTTTGCAGGCAGGATATCCCTGCACCCCGAGGCGACCCGGTTCGAAAACGACCAGGGTCATACCGAAAGCGTCAAGGCGGCGACATGGGCGACAGCGTTTGCGTCGCACAGGGGAATGCGTGCCGCGCAAAGGCTCGGAAGCCGCGGATTACCGAGTGAGGGGAGATGCAGAACCGAGACGCAGGATGGCGTGGAGCGCAGCGATACCCATCAATTCACGACCGCGCTGCGCCGATGGGTATCGCTTCGCTCCACCCATCCTACAAAGAGCACAGCGACAGGGATCAGCGCTTGCGCCAGCAGGCAAAGAGGTTCCACGCCACCAGGCCGGTGACGAAAGCGGAGCTGCTGTAGAAGAGCATGGCGTCCACGTGGCTTCCTCCTGAACGACAACGCCCCCGTAGAGGGGGCGCTGGATGGCTGGGGCTTACTTCTCGGCGACCAGGCGGGCGTGGGCGGATTCCTCGCCCAGGTTGTTCAGCAACCGCTCGCTGTACCAGTCGAGGAAGTTGATCACGCCGAACTCGTAGGTCTTGGAGTACGGCCCCGGCTGGTAGGCGGTGGAGTTGATGCCGCGCTGGTTCTCCTCGGCCAGGCGACGGTCCTGGTCATTGGTGGCGTCCCAGACTTCGCGCAGGCGGGCGACGTCGTAGTCGACGCCTTCCACCGCATCCTTGTGCACCAGCCACTTGGTGGTGACCATGGTTTCCTGTGCGCTGATCGGCCACACGGTGAAGACGATCAGGTGGTCGCCCATGCAGTGGTTCCACGAATGCGGCAGGTGCAGGATGCGCATCGAGCCCAGGTCCGGGTTCTGGATGCGGCCCATGAGCTTCTTGCTGCCCTGCTTGCCGTCCATGGTCATGGACACGGTACCCTGCAGCAGCGGCATGCGCACAATGCGGTTGCGCAGGCCGAAGCTTTCATGGGCATAGGGAATCTTCTCGGCTTCCCAGGCGGTGGTGCAGGCGGCGACCTGGTCCTTGAACGCCTGGCTGGCACGCGGGTCGGTGACGTCGTCCCACTCCAGCAGGGTGTTCAGCAGCTCCGGGTGCGAGCCGTTGCAGTGGTAGCACTCGCGGTTGTTCTCCAGCACCAGCTTCCAGTTGGCCTTTTCCATCAGCGTGGTCTGCACCGCGACCTTGGTGTTCTCCATGTCGTACGGCTCCATGTAGTGCTCGAGCGTACGCAGGAAGTCATCGATGGCCGGCGGGTTCTCCGACAGCGAGATGAAGATGTAGCCGCCGGCGGTCTTCACGTTCACCGGCTTGAGGCTGTAGTTCTTCATGTCGAAGTCGGCGCCCATCTCGGTGCCGGCGAACAGCAGGCGGCCGTCCAGCTCGTAGGTCCACTGGTGGTAGGGGCAGACCAGCTTGGCGACCTTGCCCTTGTCGCTGACGCACAGGCGCGAGCCACGGTGGCGGCAGACGTTGTGGAAGGCGTGGATCTGCCCTTCCGCGCCGCGCAGGACGATCACCGGGTTGTCGCCGATCTGCAGGGTGAGGAAGTTGCCCTTGGCGGGGATCTCGCAGGTCATGCCAGCGATCAGCCACTCCTTGTGGAAGATCTCCTGCATGTCCAGCTGGAACAGGCGCTCGTCGTTGTAGAAGGGCTGCGGCAGCGAAAAGCTGTGGTCGCGGCTGCGCAGCATCTCGGCGGTGGCCTTGCGGGCCGGTTCCAGCGGGTCGCCCAGACTCAGGGTAGTGGTGACGTCCATTGCTCGGTCCTCATGCCGCAGCCCGGTCGGGCTGCCGGCGGAAATAAGTGGCTGATACGGTTTGCCACGCAGGGCTTGTTTGCGGCAGGTGCCAGGCGCGCCGAGTGCGCCGTTTCCCGCCGTCTCGCTCAACCTTGGGAGTTGCTCGGCATGGAGCTGAGTGTGGGGCCGCACCCCGGGATTACCCTTATCCATGGGCGACACGGCCACATCATTTCCCGACGCGCAACGGCACGTCCCAGGCGGCAGGTCGCGATAAGCATGCAAATGTCGCTGGCAGGTAAATGCAGCGGCCATCCTCGTGCACACAATCCGCCCCATCAGGCATGCCGAAAGGCCCCGTGCTTTCTACGCTCAAGCGACGTAGGCAAACGGGACCCGGCGCTGCCCCATCAGGCCCAGCACGGCCCGCGTGCGCGGAGAGACAGCATGTCGACGAACAACTTCCTCAATCCGGTGAACACCCAGACCTGGGCCAACGGGCGCCACCTGGTGCGCTGCGTAAAAGCCATCCAGGAAACCTGGGATGTACGCACCTTCTGCTTCATGGCCGACGCGCCGATCATGTTCTTCTTCAAGCCGGGGCAGTTCGTCACCCTGGAGCTGGAGATCGACGGCCAGCCGATCATGCGTTCCTACACCATCTCCAGCTCGCCCTCGGTGCCCTACAGCTTCTCCATCACCATCAAGCGCGTGCCCGGCGGCAAGGTGTCGAACTGGCTGCACGACAACCTCAAGGAAGGCGACCAGATCCCGGTGCACGGGCCGGTGGGCAACTTCAACGCCATCGACTTCCCCGCCGAGAAGGTGCTGTTCCTCTCCGGCGGCGTCGGCATCACCCCGGTGATGTCCATGTCGCGCTGGTTCTTCGACACCAACGGCAACGTCGACATGGTCTTCGTGCACAGCGCGCGCACGCCCAAGGACATCATCTACCACCGCGAGCTGGAGCACATGAACTCGCGGATCAACAACTTCAAGCTGTACCTGGTCTGCGAGAAGTACGAGATGGGTGAGTCCTGGGCCGGCTACCGGGGCTTCCTGAACAAGGCGATGCTGCAGCTGATGGCGCCGGACTTCCTCGAGCGCGAGGTCTTCTGCTGCGGCCCGACGCCCTACATGCACGCCGTCAGGCGCCTGCTCGAAGCCGAGGGCTACGACATGTCGCGCTACCACGAGGAGGCCTTCGGCCCGACCCCGCCGGAAGTCCGCGCCGACGTGAAGGAACTGGCCGCCGAAGCCGCCGAGGCGCCGGCCGTGCCCCTGGCCGATCAGAACCTGGTGGAGTTCTGCGAGACCGGCAAGAGCATCCGCGTGGCACCGGGCGAGACCGTCCATGCCGCCGCCGCGCAGCTCGGCCTGCACATTCCCAAGGCCTGTGGCATGGGCATCTGCGGCACCTGCAAGGTCATGAAGCGCTCGGGCGAAGTGGAGATGGAGCACAACGGCGGGATCACCGACGAAGACGTCGCCGAAGGCTACATCCTGTCCTGCTGCAGCGTGCCCAAGGGTGACGTGGTGATCGAGTACTGATCACAGCCTGCCCCCACCTGTCCCACACGTTACCCACTGAGTTATCCACAGGCTGAAGGTGTCCCGAGGCAAGCTCGGAGACACCTCTGGCCGAACCGACTGGCCGCCTCGATCCCGTCTGCAACCCTTATGCCACGTGGCTTTCACCTTTCCCGCAGACACGCCGGACAGTCGCGCGCCAAGGCCCAACCACGGGCCTTTTCGGGCAGCGGCTGCGACAACTATCCACATTCGCTCAGTCTTCTTCCGGGACGGCCTTGTAGCCACTCGACAGGCGCTGCTGCACGTCCTGTGGGACGGCGCTGTAATGGCTGGAAGAAAGGCTGTAGAGCCCCTGGCCGGCGGTGATGGATTTCAACCGGTTGGCGTAGCCGTCCAGCTCCGCCAGCGGCACCTGCCCGCGCACCAGCGCGACGCTCGCCGACAGCGACTCGGTGCCCAGTACCTGGCCCCGGCGGCCGGTGAGGTCGGCGGTGATGTCGCCCAGGTGGGTATCCGGCGTGGTCACCTCGATCTGCATCACCGGTTCCAGCACGATGCCGCCGGCATTGCGCAGCGCATCGAGCATGGCCTTGCGCCCGGCGGCCTGGAAGGCGATGTCCTTGGAATCCACCGAGTGGCTCTTGCCGTCGAACACCGTGACCTTCACGTCCTCCACCGGGAAACCAGCCAGCGGCCCGGCCGCCAGCGCCGAGCGCACGCCCTTCTCCACCGAGGGAATGAAGTTGCCGGGAATCACCCCGCCCTTGATCGCGTCGACGAAGGCGAAGCCTTCGCCGCGAGGCATTGGCTCAATGCGCAGGTAGACCTCGCCGAACTGCCCCGCCCCGCCAGTCTGCTTCTTGTGCCGGCTGTGGCCTTCGGCGCTGCGGGTCGCCGTTTCGCGGTAAGGCACGCTGGGCGCGCGGGTCTGCACTTCCAGCTTGTACTGCCCGGCCATGCGCTCGAGCAGGTAGCGCAGGTGCAGCTCGCCCATGCCGCGCAGCACGGTTTCCTGGGTGGAGGCGTTGTAGTCCAGGCGCACGCAGGGGTCTTCGGCCTGCAGGCGCTGGAGGATTTCCGCCAGGCGCTGTTCGTCGCCGCGGCGGCTCGCCTCGATGGCCAGGCCCTGCATGGGTGTGGGGAAATCCAGGGGCTTGAGGTGGATGTGGTCCTCGTCGTGGGAGTCGTGCAGCACCACGCCGTACTCCAGTTCGTCGACCTTGCTCAGCGCGCCGAAGTCACCGGGGATCAGCCACGGCGCCTCTTCGTGCTTCTTTCCCTGCAGGCGCAACAGATGGCCGACCTTGAACGGCTTGCGTCCATCGCCGGCGAACAACTGCATCTCCCGGCGGATCGTGCCCTGGTGCACGCGGAACACCGCGAGGCGGCCGACGAAGGGGTCGATCACCACCTTGAACACATGGGCCAGCACGTGGGCGGCCGGGTCGGGGCTGGCCTTAACCGGGTGCTCGGTGCCCTTGTCATCGGTGCGCAGGAACAGCGGCGGGTTGCCCTCGGTGGGATTCGGCGCGAGGCGCGCGAGGATGTTCGCCAGCTCCGGCACGCCGGCGCCGGTGCGGGCGGAAACAAAGCACAGCGGAATCAGGTGGCCTTCACGCAGGGCGCGCTCGAAGGGTTCGTGCAGCGCCTCGGGCGCTACCTCGCCCTCCTCCAGGTAATGCGCCATCAACGCCTCGTCGACCTCCACCACCTGGTCCACCAGCGCCTGGTGCGCCTCGGCCACCGAGGAGAAATCCGCCTCGCCGTCGGGATTGAAGAAACAATCCACAACCCGTGCTCCGCCCTCGGCAGGCAGGTTGATGGGCAATACCTCCTTGCCGAACGACTCGCGCAAACCCGCCAGCAGGCCCGGCAGGTCGATGCGCTCGGCGTCGATCTTGTTCACCACCAGCATCCGACACAGCCCGCGCTCGCCGGCCCAATCCATCATGCGGCGGGTGCTCAGTTCGATGCCGTTCTGCGCATTGACCACCACCAGCGCGGTTTCCACCGCCGCCAGAGCCGGCAGTGCATGGCCGATGAAGTCGGGATAACCAGGCGTATCGATCAGGCGGACCTGCGCGCCCTCGTGCTCGAAGTGCACCAGGGCAGCGGCCAGCGAGTGGTGGTATTCGCGTTCCAGCGGGTCGGAGTCGCACAGCGTGTCGCCGCGCTCCAGCGAGCCCATGCTGGGAATGGCGCCGCTGTGCTGCAGCAGCGCTTCGGCAAGCAGGGTCTTGCCGCTGTCGCCGTGGCCGACCAGGGCCACGGTGCGGATCTGTTCCACCGAGTAACTGGACATGCTGAATCTCCCGCCCCCAGGTTGAGTGAAGTATAGGCAGCGGGCCCTGCGCCCCTGGGCAAATATTGATCAGCCCGGCGCAAACCAGAAACAACGGGCTTTCCAGCGATTCATCCACAACCCGCCCACAAGTTCCCGGCAGAACGCTGCACAGCCAATGTGGAAAACCCGCCGGAAAATTCGCTGAAAGCCAGTAACGGCGCGACTTTCGCCAATTGATCAAAAAACGTACTAAGCAGACTGGGCCGCGCCGCGCGTGGCCTGCAGCGATCTGGGTACAGGTTGTCCACACCTTCTGCGAGATTCGCCCCACAGGCACTGTGGAAAGTTTCACGCAGCCCGCATCACTGGGGAAAAGACGCCTTGGATCAGTCGCTTGCATCCTTCGCTGATCAATCTTTGAACAGCCCTCTGGAAGCCCCGCTGCCCGTGGCGCCGGCGATGTTTTCCACAGGAGGCACACAAGTGGGTCAACACAAACCGGGGATAGCGGTGGAAGGATCGTGCACAGGAATTTCGTCGCAATCGATACACAGGCCCCGCAAGTGATTGAAAACACGCGACTGCTCAGAAAATAGCCAGCTTCAGGGAAACCCCGTACCATCGGCTCCGCAGCCACTGCCCAACAGTTTTTCCACAGGTTGGGCAAGCTTGCCTCCACAGCGGCTGTGGAGATCTCCACACCTCACCCAGAAACCTCTGAAAGCCACGAATGACGGCGCTTCTCTGAATTTCTGCGACGATTTTCGGTCGTTCATGAAAGTGCCATGCCGCTGTCATTTTCCACCCCTTTATCCACAGCTTTATCACAAGGTTTCCCCCGGATTTCCGCCAAATGCTGAAACACAGCCGGCGCGGCCTTCGGTGGGGTGCGGGGCTATGCTGGATTTCCCCCAGCAGAGGAGTCAGCCCATGATCCTGACCACCACGCCCACCATCGAGGGCAAGACCATCCAGGAATACCGCGGCATCGTGGTCGGCGAGGCGATCCTCGGCGCGAACGTGTTCCGCGATCTGTTCGCCGGCCTGCGCGACATCATTGGCGGCCGCTCCGGGGCGTACGAGAAGGAACTGGGCAGGGCGCGGGAGATCGCCTTCGAGGAGCTGCAGGAGCGCGCGCAG
This region includes:
- a CDS encoding heavy metal-binding domain-containing protein, encoding MILTTTPTIEGKTIQEYRGIVVGEAILGANVFRDLFAGLRDIIGGRSGAYEKELGRAREIAFEELQERAQELGANAVVGIDLDYEVVGQNGSMLMVSVSGTAVRI
- the fusA gene encoding elongation factor G, with the protein product MSSYSVEQIRTVALVGHGDSGKTLLAEALLQHSGAIPSMGSLERGDTLCDSDPLEREYHHSLAAALVHFEHEGAQVRLIDTPGYPDFIGHALPALAAVETALVVVNAQNGIELSTRRMMDWAGERGLCRMLVVNKIDAERIDLPGLLAGLRESFGKEVLPINLPAEGGARVVDCFFNPDGEADFSSVAEAHQALVDQVVEVDEALMAHYLEEGEVAPEALHEPFERALREGHLIPLCFVSARTGAGVPELANILARLAPNPTEGNPPLFLRTDDKGTEHPVKASPDPAAHVLAHVFKVVIDPFVGRLAVFRVHQGTIRREMQLFAGDGRKPFKVGHLLRLQGKKHEEAPWLIPGDFGALSKVDELEYGVVLHDSHDEDHIHLKPLDFPTPMQGLAIEASRRGDEQRLAEILQRLQAEDPCVRLDYNASTQETVLRGMGELHLRYLLERMAGQYKLEVQTRAPSVPYRETATRSAEGHSRHKKQTGGAGQFGEVYLRIEPMPRGEGFAFVDAIKGGVIPGNFIPSVEKGVRSALAAGPLAGFPVEDVKVTVFDGKSHSVDSKDIAFQAAGRKAMLDALRNAGGIVLEPVMQIEVTTPDTHLGDITADLTGRRGQVLGTESLSASVALVRGQVPLAELDGYANRLKSITAGQGLYSLSSSHYSAVPQDVQQRLSSGYKAVPEED